The Brachyhypopomus gauderio isolate BG-103 chromosome 1, BGAUD_0.2, whole genome shotgun sequence genome includes the window CTAAAAGCACTGCTGTTGAGATTTTAAAATCTACGGAAGAGGTTTAAAGGAGACACTGAAGATACTACTGTCTTGCTAAAATGCATCTCTTCATGGTCTGTTTCTCAACCTGAGCCTTTATAAAATACTTGCATCTGCTGTTTTCTACAAATGCATGTTGACTTGTGTCATTTATAGGTTTATTTTATGCAGTAttatactttttttttctttacactTTTGAAAGTCTTTTACAGTAGAGTATTTTATTCTTAAATATTTGTCCTCCAACACTTATTTCAGTGCAAGCTGGCCAAATTAGTGATACTTTGTTACTGAGCGTTAGTGTTACTGCGTGTCTTCTAGGATCACCATGAGCCCCGCCCTCCTGCATCATCGCAGGGCTCTGGCTCCGCGGGAAAGAGCGGCGCCGTGCAGGACATCTTGGGCAGCATGCTAAAAGACACCACGGCAGAGCACAGGGCTCACCTGTTTGACCTGAACTGCAAGATCTGCACAGGTATTGCTTGCCTGTAAATGATATCGCAGTCACACTGCAGTTGTGGTATTCTGTTCTCTGCTGACGCCTCCCGCTACATTTTAGGTCAGAGGTCGGCCGAAGACGAACCACCATCCAAAAAGCCGAAAGTGACCGTTCCGAAAAAGCAGGAGTTTTCTgaaaagaccagagtggaccaGCGGCCCTCGAAGGCGCCTGGAGCCGATGTGGCTTCTGCCTCTTATGCTGAGGCCCCTGTGCCTTACCCACAGAGTGTGAGGGAAGATCCCAGCAGCGTGCCCCCCGTCACTCAGGCCCCCGCAGCCATCCCCGCCGTCTCCTCTGTCACGATAACCCGACGGGACCCGCGCACCGCAAGACACGGCTCCTCCGCGACCTTTTTGCAGACGGGTCCAGATGTCGCCGTGCCCACTGTTGCAACCGTCTGCATGCCCGCCACTGCCCCCGTAGCTGCAGAGACCCCCGCAACGGAGACAAAGGGGTCCTTGCCCATGCCCCCTCCAGCTCCGGTGTCTCTTCCCAGAGCTGTGACGCAAAAACCAGACTCACGACACTACGGGGCTACCACGTCCAGGTACAATGTCTGCAGACAAGCCTTTTCCTGCTCTGTAATGCACTTTAAACTGCTTTGTTTTGTCTGTTTGCTTCAGCAGCACCTTTAGTAGTTTGTACACGTTAAAATCTGTTTTAAGCTGCAAATGTATTGTTTTAAAAAGTTCATATTTTCTGATAGTAAATAAATTAGCAAGCAACAAATCCACCTGACCTCTGTGAAAGATTCAGATACATACACCAGAAGGAAGCACATGCTATGATGGCTGAGTGCCGCTTTGCAGAAATACATTTGTATGGGAGTAAAATGACATGAAATGGTATTAGAAGTCAAAGAGCTGACATGGATGTCATCACAGGCACATCTCATCCATTTGTTAGCTTGTAAGGTAAGATACTAGCTCATGTGCATCATTGccaaatgtctgtgtgtgtgtgtgtgcgtgcagcatGGCTGACCCCACACCTGAAGGAGAGACGGCACTGTTCCTGTCAGGACAGGAAATGATGTGGAAGGGATTTGTCAACATGCACACTGTTGCCAAGTTTGTCACAAAGGCTTATCTGGTCTCAGGGTCCTTTGAGCATCTCAAAGAGGTTAGTTCTTGTCTTCCCATTGGCTGCTGTTGTATGATCATTGAGTAcgtttgtggtgtgtgcaggttacaTGTACTGGGTTTATGTTCAAGTAAATGCCATGGCCTCTGTTTGTTCTTCTTTTGCAGGACTTGCCGGATACTATTCACATTGGGGGTAGAATATCACCCCACACAGTCTGGGACTACGTGGGCAAATTAAAGACTTCGCTGTCGAAAGTATGAGAAACCAAAGCAGTGACTTTTCtcagatatttgttgtgtaCATTGAATGGTGTAGACAGTGTGGACTAAGGTCTTGTGTGTTTCATCTTTTGTGTTTCTAGGAGTTGTGTCTTATTCGGTTCCACCCAGCGACCGAAGAGGAGGAAGTCGCCTACGTGTCCCTGTTTTCTTATTTCAGCAGTCGCAAGAGGTTTGGCGTGGTAGCCAATAGCAACAAACGTATCAAAGACCTCTACCTCATCCCACTGAGCTCTAAGGACCCACTTCCTGTTAAACTCTTACCCTTTGATGGGCCAGGTAAGATCACACAAGGAGATTTTAATATGATTTTGGAAATACACATTTCAGTGTGTATTTGCCTAGTTACATCTTGTGTATTGCTCATATAATACAGAAATTACTGCCTTCAACTTCAGGTAAGTATGGGTGTGATTCCTTATATTAGTGACTTGTGTGAAATGAGGGTTTGTTCCATGAAAAGTgctttgatttgtttttttaagtACTTTGCATTTGTTCTCAGATGTACACAGTTATTCATTTGCACATTTTCTCTTGGGTTGTGTTGTTTCGTGTTTGTAATTTGTATCATGTAATTTGTGTTTCTAATAAAACACACTGTGCATCCAAATTTGGTGCGGCCCTAGGTGTGTCTCAGCTTTATTTCTTAGCTTCTTGCCATTGTAATAGTGATTTAATGATGAACCAGAAACTATACAATTCCAACTGTAAAATGCTTCCATGAAGCCACAGTCCAGTGTTCAGAGACCAGGGAAAAGAGTCTTGAATAACTTGGATAAACAGAACTTTAAATTCCTGGTGCTCTGCGCTGCTTTGGTGATGACTATGCTTTGGTGATAAGGTCATGGTAACTGGTAAGTCGTCCTCTGGACTGTTGTGAAGAAGAATGGAAGGGCATGTTGGAGTAATCTGGTGATCACACACCGGGTCCTGAGTTGTTTGGCTATTAATCCTGCAGTTGTGCCTTTCCTGATCAATATAGTGTAGACAGCACAATGTTATCAAATCTTCAATGTTACATGCTGTTTTGTAAAAAGGCAGTGTTAGTGGAGGAACTGGAAGAGAGTCTGGTTTGGTGATGCTCATCATTTGTGCAGAATCGTACAGGTCATTCTTTTGTTGCTCCATCAAATGAGTCTTCATGGTAATGCTGGTAGTACATGACCAGATATTATTAAAGGAGTATCGCCAACATGATGCGTTGTTTGAATAGCATCCCAAAATGAATGATACAAAATATGAATTCATATAATTATCAATTTTACTACTTGGTCATGTGACCAGATAATACATTAATTGGAACAAACTCtcgtttcattttcatttcactTGCTGAACTCTCAGGCTTGCATAGAATGATGCCGTGTGTGTACTGTGGTGGTTTATCATTTATTgccatatttatatattttttgctttCTTGGCAGGACTGGAGCCAGCTCGTCCCAATCTCCTCCTTGGGCTGCTGATTTGTCAGAAAGACAAGAAACGTGCTGGAGCCCCTTTAGAGGGTGAGGAGAAACGGTCCAAAACCCAACGAGATGAGGAGACCGGACTCCCAAAACCAATCACTGTTAGTAAAACTGAGAAAGCAATGCGAACCAGTTTAGAGTCGATGAGCACAACTCCTCCAGGAACTCCTCCTCCCATCAGCAGTTCAGAATCTTCATTAGGCCCACTTGCAACATCATCTGTGCTTTCTATCTTGTCCTCTGTCAAGGCTCCTGGTATCTCCACCAGCATAGACAGCAATTCCCCATCAGCTACTACCCCAGCAGTACTTGGCCCCTCTGCCACGCCTCTTCAAACCATACTGAAGACCCTGTTTGGTAAAAAGAAACAAGATTCTGAAGCTTCTCAATCACCTTCAGACCAGAGCTCAGCAGATGTTTCTGTTCCTCTGTTGGATCCAATAGTTCAGCAGTTTGGCATTACAAAAAGCAAAAAAGTAGATGAAGAAGAGGATGATAGACCTTATGACCCAGAGGAAGAGTACGATCCCAGTGTTGCCTACAGTACAGAAAAACCCAGTGAGCCCATGGTACCTGCATCAATGAAACAAGCAGATGTCGTCATGACTACTGTGGTGGATGATGTTGCCTATGACCCTGAAGATGACTCCATTTTTGAGGAGGTTAAGGTCGACCCGAGTTCTAAGAAACAActagaggagcaggaggagcccCAGCACCCGCCGCTACCCGATGCTTTAACTTCTCAGCCCAGTAAATCTATCCTAGCCAACACTCAGTTACTTCAGCTTGGTAAAAAGGTGGAGGAGTTGGTTGTGAAAAGTTCAGCTACCCCAGTTATTAATCAGAGGAGGGATCCAAGACAGAGCAGGGACCCAAGACAGGCATCTGTCGGTCGGAGGGTAACCACTGACTCTGCAGAGAAGGAAGAGTCACCTGCTGTATCTGTATCTGTTAGCACTACTgccactactactgctactgcCGCTATTACTACTACAATAATGGACAAACCACCACTTGAGCTTGCTACGATTCTAGACACATTAACGACTCAGCAAACTAAAGTCACAGATATTCCTGTGCAACAGTCTTCAACTGTGGACACACTAGCAGATTCCACTACAGCTGCAGATATGCCACCGACGCAAAGTGATGCCAGCGTGGACACTCAACCATTGCTTCCTGCTTTTTCTCAACCAGAGACATTGAAGCCAGTCGAGAAAGCAAAAAGTGATGAGGTACCTTTTCTAGACACAGAAAGAACAGAAGTTTCCATTCCACTTTTAGGGGAGACAATAGACCCTGAATTGGTAGAAAACTATATGGATACAGAACCTAAAGCAAAGCCCAAAGAGAAGGATGCTCCGATTGAAATAGAAAGCAAAAGTTTTGAAGAGATTTGGCCTAATTCTGCAAGCATTTTAAAATCTGAGCCCGTATCGTCTGTTGAAGAGTCTGCAGAATCAACTCCAACCACATATTACAACATATCAACTATCAGCACGCCTTTATCGTCTATTGGAATGTCACAAGATGTCACTCAAGTGAGTTCCTCCTACATGGATTCACATAGCTCCCATATTTCACACATGCCTGCATCAAATTCTCAAGCTGAGTATCGTAGCCCACCAGATATTCCACCTCCAATGTCTTTTCCACCTCCAGTTGGACCTCCACCTATGCTTGGTCCACCACCAATGGCCGGTCCACCACCCATGCATATTCCTCCTCCAATGTCAGGTCCCCCCCCAATGCAGATGCCTCCTCCAATGCAAGGGCCACCTCCCCCTCACAGAGAAAATGATCTGTCTCAGTATCCGCCACCTGGTCCATATCCACCTTATCAGAATCAGTGGGCAAACAGTCCACAGTTCGATGCCTCAAGaggtccaccaccaccaccaattaTTACACCTAGAGGACCACCTCCTCCAATCCCACCGATGGGTCAAAGAGTACCTCCACCTCAATTGTTCAATAATAATATGCCACCACAGCACATAGGACCACGAGGTCCGCTTCCCGGTCCTCCTCTTTCTGGCCCACCACCCCCAACTTTTGATGGACAGCGATTTAATGGGCCTCCACTACCTTTCAGCTTCACTGGGCCCAGAggcccacctccaccttttACAGCTCCCCCTCCTGGACACTTTGAAAGCAgagcaccaccaccatctcactTCCCTGGTCCCAGAGGCCCACCTCCCGCTCACAGCATTGGAGAGCATGGACCACCACCCAACATACCCAGAGGGCCTGGTGATCAGTATGATAATGAGCTTGGAAGTTCTTACCAGCAAGGGATGGAACCGTCCCAGTCCCAGACAGCCTCTCACGCATACAGGGAGAATCAGGGGCCCTCACATGGACCTGCTTTCAGGGGCGCTCCACCAAACCACTTTGATGGGCGAAGAGGTTCCACCGGGGAAATATCAGGGCACAGGTTTCCTCCTCCAAACCAGTTCCGTGGATCTCCTCAGCACAGAGGATCCTTTGAGGAACCTAGGGGAGGGGCCTCTCAAGATTTTGAAAGGCACAGGGGAGCAGCACCACAACAGTTCGGAGGGCCAAGAGGTCCACTGCCAGGACACTACTCTGATGGTGATGCAGGCGGGCAGTCTGCGCGCTACCACTTTGATGAGCATCCGAGTGACATAAGGCCTGTACGTGGGCCTCTGTTGCCTACACCTCCTGAAGGTCCCATTCCGATACCTGGCCGCATAGGTGGCCACAGCCCAGAGCCGCACCGCGATGAACACTGGAGGAGACACTCCCCTGAAATGAGAAGACGCAGTAGCTCCACTAGAGATGGATCAGAACCTCACGAGCGGTCAAGTAGGTTTGATAGTGGCCCACGTGATCGAGATGGCCCCTCGAGGCTGTCTGAAGAAAGGCAACGAGATTTGTCAGAGGACAGAAGAAGAGACAGAGATCGGGAAGTGCCACATGGAGGCCGTCCATGGGCCTGGAACAGAGACCGTGACTGGGATCGGGGCAGAGATCGAGACCGTGAGAGAGATCGCAGCAGGgatagagacagggagagagaccgtAGTAGGGACAAGGACCGAGACAGAGATCGGGATCgcagcagggagagggagagagagagagaccgtaGCAGGGAGAGGGACCGTAGCAGAGGTAGAGACACTGACCGTCATCGAGGAGATGTAGATGTTGACAAGAGGAGAGACCgagatcgagagagagagagagaccgtggAAGGGAGAGGGATTCGGACAGGAAAGACCATGACCGAGACAGGGCAAAGAACCGAGAAAGGGAGCGAGACCGTGACCGCGATCGAGACAGTAGAGACAAAAGGCGAGAGCGTTCGAGAAGCCGTGAACGAGACCGTGGGAAAGACCGAGATAGACGAGATCGGGACAGAGATAGAGaccgagacagagagagggagaaggacagagagaggagggaaaggAGCAGGAGCAAAGACAggaaggaggaaaaaaaagaaaggacGGAGTCTTCAAAAGACAGTGAGAAGTCTACTGATACTGAGATCACGTCCTAACTTTCTTAATGCTTGCCTTGATGTCTTTCATATTCAAGGATGTTTGACGGCTTTTGATACCAGGATTTTTTTTTGGTCCCAAAATGGGTGTGCATGGATTTGAAAGTATTCTACATGTGTAATCTGAAGTCCTTTTTTGTACCATTGCCTCTGCTCACTGCAtattttatgctttttttttattacattcaAGGACTCTGATCTTGAGAATTTCAGTTAAGTATCTTTATAGGGGCAATGTCATACTATGTTGCCTACAATGTTCTCCCCTCCTGTTAAGATATTTTAGGAATACATTAAATATCACTGTTTAATAAACAAAGAAATCGGAGTGTAAatatgtatttgtgtatataCAGGTATGTTTTTAACTGCGTTTTTTCTAAGTAGAGAAGTGAAGCCATATAGGTTAAAATGTAAGAGGGATTCATGCCTTTCTCTATAAGGTCTTTGTATGGTGACGTTTGTTCAGCATAGAATGGATGTATCTGCAGGCTGTTGTCAGGTGATCAGCTGCCCCTGTGGCCTGGCACGATTTGTTTAAATGTCTATTAAATCCCTCTTTGTATGATGTCTGTTTCTCTGATTTATTTTGAGAGATTTTATTAGCTTGAGACGATTGAAATATTACAAAGTTAAAAGGTATGAATGTGTAGTTTGGAAGTATACGACCACTTGTGACCAACGATTTGTGATGGGATTTGTCCTCTATCTCCATCTTGTGGTGGAAAGAAAAACAGCTTCCAGTCCTTCAAGCGTCTTGCATGTGGCGTTCAGACTACTCCTTTATGACCAGCAGCACTCAGTCTGCCTCAATGTTTTCTATCTAGTCAATCAAATTATAATATGAATATTACAAGTATCTTTGCTCAGTCATTGAGGATATCTAAATACAACAAGACTTATAAAAATGAAAGTGCTTAATTTATGTATGCGTATACTCATTTCAGATTACTTTAATTCCAtaactttttgttttgtctttgtaatTTATGATGTTTCTCTACACAgtcctttggggcctgttgGACAAGTCCACATTTTTGCTCTAATCTAACGTGATGAAAAGCCAAAGCAGTGTTTTTCAAGTCGGTCCACAGAACCCATCAGACGGTCCATGTTTTCGTTCTAACCTGGCTCCCAGTATGCTTGGACCAGGTGCTTTGTGTTCTTAATGGCTAGATTCAGGCTCCCTGGAAGCTGGGGTGGAGTGAAAATGTGGATTGTGTGGTGAGTAATAAGGACTGAGTTGAGAAATAGTGTGGGGCTGGCAACATGAGCGAAGCCTTAAGACCTGCAAAGTCTAAGGCAGCACTTTATGGCCAACATACACTtcaagtttattttattttaaaatgtagtcAGATTTGCAAATCTAATTCAGTAGAGCTGTATGCTGCAAGAAGCAAATGTGTTTatagcaaaaagaaaaaaacaggtATTTGCAGATTGGCGTTACAAATTTGGCAATGAAGAGTCATGAAACTGAACTGATCCTTCAATTCTCAGTTTATTCtcattgtttatttgtgtgcGTTGAGGAACTTCAGGTCATTTTTAAAAGCCAGAAAGAAGGTTGTTAGTGTAACATCAGGCAGTGAGTCCAACTATACAGAAGAGACGGAAGGAGAGAAGACATGGAGGACAGATGGGGTTGTGGTGGGGTCATGGGAGGTCATGGGAGGCTCCAACCTGGAGTACATTATCACCTCCTGACGCTGACAGACACGGACAGTTACCACGGCATAGAAGAGTTACAGGCATATTCAAAAGGTTTACAACACTGGTTTGAAATCAAATATAAACCCATATACCAAACATAAAACAATGCCATTCTGTAAAATCATCCAACAAGAAAGATTAATATAGTCTTAAAAGTATAGCTAACAAACTATAAATAGGTTGTATTAGATTTAAATAAAAATCCATGACCAATACTACTGTCACATGAGCCATCTGAGATTCATTCCTTGTATTTTACTGCTGTAATTGGTGTATAATTAACACACTTAACACCaaacaagcccccccccccaaaaatatatatatcagtgaTTTAAATTTCTTTGCTCATTTCCTGTGTCTCTCCATTCCCCTGGAGCTTCCTGTCTCAGTGTTAGTTTGCTGTTGTAAGAATGTCTTCTGGACTTTCTGCTCCACTGTCTGTGACCTCATCGCTTTTGCTGTGCTGTGTCTTCTGTGCCTCTTTAAGttcatctgggacatcatgctCTTTTTCACACTCCACAGATGTCTGGTCAGAATATGTGTTATTGTCATGTGACAGCCTATAACCACTAGCAGGGACACGTCTGTCATCGGTGATGTTGGATTGAGTACTGCCGTCTTCGGCGGTTGTAGGCCGATTACAATCTATAGGCACAGACACTGAACCACCTTCTTTGTCCGCTCCACTCTTTTGGGCTTCTCTTCTGGCCATTTGATAACCTACGGGGGGATTCGGTTCAGGCTGCTCGTTGACTTGGTCGTTGTTTCCTCCATTACTATCTGAATTACATTTGGATGAATTTTCAGCAGTAACTTCTACCTTCTCACTGGTTGGCTGATCATTACACATACCTTTGCCAGACATGTCACTGTCTTCTCCGCTAAGATCTTTGTTTTTATTCTCTGTGGATTGTTCTGCTGTGGTCGGTTGTAGGACAGGCACATCCACTTCTGTGACTTCACTGCCACTTGTCTGGGTTTCGGCTGTTTTACACCTTGAATCTCCCTTTGCATGTGGTGTTGGAAGATCACACTCGGCCTGAGCTGATAACTTCTCTTCACTTGGAATTGCACTAGCTACATTTTCAGGGTGTTTGATCGTCACACTTTGGAGTTCATCATCAGCTTGTTCCTCTGAACCTCGAGAAGATGAAACATTCCCCGATGCCTCATGCACTGGTTGGGTCTCAGACTCTGGACATGATGTCTTTGCAATTTCAGAGTTGATTCCAGAAACTGATACCGGGATTTGATTCTGGGATTTGATAGTGGGGTTTGATTGTGGGCTTTGATTGTGGGCTTTGATTGTAGGGTTTGATTGTGGGGTTTGGTTCTGGGAGTTGATTCTGGGGGTTGACTCGCTGTTCCCTGGTACTTCATGGTCTGTCTTCTGATGAAGAAATTTTCTTTGAATCCTCTTAGGACACCACACAAACTCTTCTTTTGGCTCAAATTTCATGAATGCAAATTTGATCAGTTTCTTTCGTTCTAACTTGTTCAGAACAGCAAACATGAAATAGTCCAGAGCACTGATCTTCACTCTGGGAAGCGTCCTGTTCACCAGGCTCTCCTCGAGGAAGAACTGGACCAGTGGGGCCTGGTAGTGCTGAAACCCCAGAATACCCAGACACTTCAGAATGCGGGTAATGCGaaggttgttgtgtgtgtttctgtaaaaTTAAAGACCAAAATAAGACAAACAGATGCACACTGTTCATGTAAAACCGCAAGACATGAGCTAGGCGAGGGGGACATAATGGCGTGAAGATTGCATCACATTAAAGACATACTGTTCAAATTCTCCATTGTAAACTGAAATACATTAGTGGAACCTTGAGGAAGATCACCCACCTGTTCAGGTTCTTGGACTGCGTTTCCCAGTTGTCTGAACGCTCCACCTTTCCAGATTTCTCATCAACCAGTTTTATACCGTAGAAGTTAAGCATGAGCTTATAAGACTTCAGGAGTCTTTGTTTCATTTCTGCATCTTTATGGAAAATCTGCAAAGGAACAAACCAATCAAAAAACAGCAGTTAAGCAGTAGCTTTAAGGATCAGTGGGGTCTAAGACACTGAACCCAATAACGTGCCATTATTGTATACTGTCTTATGTAATAAATCTAAGACACTGGTTGGAAtgaaacaataataacaatgaatTACAATAACAATTTATTACCATAATAATACAGTTAATTGCTATAATAACTTTTAATTGCTACAATAGCTTTTTGATAGAGCTTGCTCAACTTTTAGACCATTCTGAtgataaacaaaaaacaaacatttttgcTGTCAATTCTCTGAAAAATACATTTGTACCTACTTTGATTTCCTTTTGACTGAGTGGATATGCGTAAGAGTTCATCCCTTGCTCTTGAATTGGGAACAACCTGTGAATTTATTTTAAGATATTTGACAGTGTGGTAACTGTTTATCAATGCGGTACTAATTATCCATAAATTAAGAGTCTGGCTGTTGGAAAGCCTCCTGCAGCCTTGACATTTTCAGGAAACTCTTAGATTGTTCACCATGAGAAGATCTCATACTTAATTGTGAAGTAAATGAAGGGAATGGAActgtgtaatgtaaatgtaaactgtaATTGCAAAAAAAACAAGTTTGTTTGAACAGACTTGAATTATTCTTCTTGATATCGTTGTCTATTGTTTTTTGTAATAAAATAtcaaatatttacaaaataaaatattcagaACCTTGCTCCATTATTCTCATATGGCTAGTACTTTGTTGTTAAAACCCCTGACTGAGTTTTCAAACTCACTGCCGCAATGTAACAGAGATTTACCATTGAATGTAGACATGGTTTCTTTCCATGTTTGTGTAATCATGAGACCATTCGTCATGATATTCCTCAATGTACTTCTCTGAAGAGGTATTAAAGAGAGCGTTAATCCAGGCTTAAACTACACCTGAAGAGGACTGTGTTTACTAGCAGTGCCATCAGAGCTGTGAGCTGTACCATCAGGCTGTGAAGGCATCTGATTTCTGTAAAACATCACGTTGGGCCCATCGTCCGTCTGCAATCATGACGACGTCCGTTATTCCGAAATTTACAGGGCATGAAATATTTGTTGAAAAAAGAGCAATATGTAATGAAGTATAAAAAAGTGATTTAGACAGGTGTTGTGTATCATGGCTTTGTGATATTTTTTTCAGCGTGTCAGTAATGAATTGTTCACCTGATACTGTTCATCTGGGCTACTCCCATCGTCCCTGGTGGTGGCCTACGAAAAGTAGTGAAATGTTTCCAAAATCTGTAACTTATGTGAAGTATTACACAGCAAATATTATTTACTATGGTTCATGCGTATGCGACAACATTTAGGGCAGAATCAGAGATTGCTTGCAATTTTGGTAAGTGTTTGGTATGTTGATATTTTAAAACCATATTCAAAACATATAAATGAACACAGTTAACCTGAGTAACGTCAAATCACTTTTATTCAGTGAACTACAGGGTTATGAGCAGTCTGCCCCTGCAGTCTGCTTCCTGTTTTGAGCAGTCTATTCATAACAATAGACTGTAAACTATCATagactgtaaaaaaaactgcttggatCCAATAGCAATAACTAATATTAGGGGCACCGCACATAAAAtaaggtttttttgttttgtatgtgATTGACATATTACTGGGGGAAGATGTTCATAAACACATTGGTCTAGCTGAAGGGTGGTGTACTTTACCTTAAGTCTGTGCCTGAAATCTTGCATATCTTGTGCAGCGTATGTGTTTCTTCGTGCTGTGTGGTTCCATTGCATGGATATCTGAGATTTTTGACACAGTGGCAAGTGACTTTTAACAGCGGGCCCACAAATGCCAAGACATACGGCTACCAGTCAACCAGAAGTCGTTTAGTTTTCCCAGGAATGTTTAGAAGCTGTTTGCAAAATTCAGTAAACATctttatatttttttgtttgtgttagtTTGATTTGCGTGAGTTTAGGCCGAActtttcaaaacaaaaaaacaaacaaacaaaacttagTTGCGTTACTTTCGGTTTTCAGTTTGGACCAGAGAAGTATCTGCTCAAGCGCTACTTTTAAAATTTGACACATAAAGAATTACTGTATGACATTTATGTAAATTGGTACTAGTATCCCTAATAGCTAATGTGTGAAAAGTGTGGAAGGTTATTAAACAGGACACTGTAAAACCTGCCTTGATCTCAGAGATTTCCGTATCATCTTCGTCTTCCCATGTGGAGTCATATTTAATGTCGAAGTCCGATGAATCACTTTTTGAACTATTCCTACAACAAAAGTGCACAATCATCGCTCTGAAACAATTATACAGCCGGAAAAAATAAAGGCACAGAAATGAGCGTAGTCTTGCCACAAAATTAAGTATACACATAGCTTTCGGCAGAACAGAAACTGAAAGGAGTATTTAGGTATGCAGGGAGCATGTAACATATAAGGGCATAGCCTACTCAAAATTATTCACACGTATTAACCTTAGGATTATACATCAAAACTATACTGCTGCTTTAACGGGAGTGTGAAGTTGACTTCTTATGTCGCTCGTCCCCTCGTCCTCTCTGAACAGGTCTTCCACGTTTCTAATGCATCTTTCCTGAACGATGGTTTAGTGGTTTTAGAGCATTCAGTTATGGTAAAACAACGCCTACCATTTGCAGAAAGAGAAGTTCATTCTCGAGAGAAGACAGTAAACGTTGACTACGGGTACACAATGGCTTATAGAGTCTCGTTCTTGAGTTCGGTTTCTTGAAGTTAATGATAATGAACTCGTCAACTCGGTTGAAGTTGTAATCGATGGTGTGCTCACGTATGCCCACTAGAGGTTTGAATGGGAATCGCGAGCAGATAGAGGCCCAGCCCGAGTTCTGCGGAAGCGCGTACCAGTCAAGCTACATATTTCGCGTAACCCTTAATAGGGGTGACCATTAGGAGTGACCATTAATAGGGGTGACCGTTAGGAGTGACCATTAATAGGAGTGACCTTTAGGAGTGACCAATAATAGGTGTGATTATTAGGAGTGACCATTAATAGGGGCGACCATTAGGAGTGACCACTAAAAGGTGTGATTATTAGGACTGATAGGGGTGACCATTAGGAGTGATCGTCAATAGGGGTGGCTTGTTTAGTTCTTTCCAGGGTGATTTATGCTACATGGATTGGCTACTGTCAAGGAATGACCTCTTCCTGTACTTTGAACAGTgagatatattttatttatgg containing:
- the LOC143506522 gene encoding uncharacterized protein LOC143506522 isoform X1, with protein sequence MNFSFCKWNSSKSDSSDFDIKYDSTWEDEDDTEISEIKISMQWNHTARRNTYAAQDMQDFRHRLKATTRDDGSSPDEQYQTDDGPNVMFYRNQMPSQPDEKYIEEYHDEWSHDYTNMERNHVYIQWLFPIQEQGMNSYAYPLSQKEIKIFHKDAEMKQRLLKSYKLMLNFYGIKLVDEKSGKVERSDNWETQSKNLNRNTHNNLRITRILKCLGILGFQHYQAPLVQFFLEESLVNRTLPRVKISALDYFMFAVLNKLERKKLIKFAFMKFEPKEEFVWCPKRIQRKFLHQKTDHEVPGNSESTPRINSQNQTPQSNPTIKAHNQSPQSNPTIKSQNQIPVSVSGINSEIAKTSCPESETQPVHEASGNVSSSRGSEEQADDELQSVTIKHPENVASAIPSEEKLSAQAECDLPTPHAKGDSRCKTAETQTSGSEVTEVDVPVLQPTTAEQSTENKNKDLSGEDSDMSGKGMCNDQPTSEKVEVTAENSSKCNSDSNGGNNDQVNEQPEPNPPVGYQMARREAQKSGADKEGGSVSVPIDCNRPTTAEDGSTQSNITDDRRVPASGYRLSHDNNTYSDQTSVECEKEHDVPDELKEAQKTQHSKSDEVTDSGAESPEDILTTAN
- the LOC143506522 gene encoding uncharacterized protein LOC143506522 isoform X2, producing the protein MTPHGKTKMIRKSLRSRYPCNGTTQHEETHTLHKICKISGTDLRPPPGTMGVAQMNSIRLFPIQEQGMNSYAYPLSQKEIKIFHKDAEMKQRLLKSYKLMLNFYGIKLVDEKSGKVERSDNWETQSKNLNRNTHNNLRITRILKCLGILGFQHYQAPLVQFFLEESLVNRTLPRVKISALDYFMFAVLNKLERKKLIKFAFMKFEPKEEFVWCPKRIQRKFLHQKTDHEVPGNSESTPRINSQNQTPQSNPTIKAHNQSPQSNPTIKSQNQIPVSVSGINSEIAKTSCPESETQPVHEASGNVSSSRGSEEQADDELQSVTIKHPENVASAIPSEEKLSAQAECDLPTPHAKGDSRCKTAETQTSGSEVTEVDVPVLQPTTAEQSTENKNKDLSGEDSDMSGKGMCNDQPTSEKVEVTAENSSKCNSDSNGGNNDQVNEQPEPNPPVGYQMARREAQKSGADKEGGSVSVPIDCNRPTTAEDGSTQSNITDDRRVPASGYRLSHDNNTYSDQTSVECEKEHDVPDELKEAQKTQHSKSDEVTDSGAESPEDILTTAN